GACCGAAGTGGCCTTTAGAAACACCGGTATGGAGGTGCTATCCCAGACACTGAGCAATGCGGGTAGTAGCGCCGTAACCCAGGTTGGCTCTGGCTCGACGGCTGGGAGCAGCGTTGGAGGTGGCAGACTCGATCTCTCCGGGCTCACCGACTTCTCCGGTATCGTGATCGATGGCCCGGCAGGTATCGGCAGTACCGCGGTACTGCACAGCATCACGCGCCAGGCCATTGTCAGCACTCTGGCGACCACGGCCTCTGGACAGAGCATCCAGAACAGGATCGATATCGGGGTATATGTCAACAATATTGGCGAACTGAAAGCAGCACAGCAGAAGGCCAGAATTCTCCATTCTCTACAGGGTATCGTTCGCTAAGGGAATGACTGGATGGCCCCACTGTCATCGGTCGCCAGTATCTAGCAGGTCCGATTGGCAGGGCAGGAGGCTTCGAATGGGGTTGGCAGGGGTTTCCAGTCCCTGCCAACCCCATAAGCGATGAAGCCGTTATCTTTCTGGATTAGAAGACGTTCATGCCGAAGGGGGCGCGCAACGTCAGGACGGTGTCGGGGGCATCATCGGTAACGCCGAGCTCCAGGCCCACGTTGAGTGCAGCATCCTGGCTGAACTGATAGGACCAGCCCAGCAGCATCGACCCCACATTCAGGCTGCCGGATTCTCCCGTCACGGAACTGCCCTCTTCGCCGGAAAAGGTCGTCTCGGTTTTGTCGATGAAATCGTTCTTGTAGCCCAGGGTGAAAGAGGTCCTGGGATTGATGGAATAGGCCATGCCGAAGCTCAGTCGGACGGCGTCGCCCGGATCGACTTCCTCGACCTCCACCTCACCGACTCGCTCGTTGACATCGTCCTCGAGGTGGAACTGGTAGCCCAGGTTGGCGAAGTAGACCGCCGGCGCCGAAGGGTAGAGCACCGTCAGGCTGGGTTCGATGGAATGAAAACCAGAGCCCGTGGCGAGTTCTTCCTCGATGCCATTGGCGTCACGGTCGACATCGAAGGGACCCTGGCCAGTAGTCGACTTGTAACGTAGGTTACCGACAAAGAAAGGGGCTCCATTTTCGCCACTATTGATCTGGTAATGTGCGGCCAGCTCGATATCACCGAGATGGTTGCCGGTCCGGTTTCTCTCGAGCCTGAACGGAGGTTCTTCAAGCTCATTGGCTTCCGTATCGTCCCGGTAAAGATAAGGGACGCGTAGTTCCAGTTCCAGACGGTCGGTGACCCCCAGACGGCCAGTGACGGCGGCGGTAAAGGTATCCCGGTCGATATCATCGGCAGTCAGTAGACCGATTTGCAGGGTCTCGAGAATTTCTACCCCTCGGAACGTCAGGCGGTTGACGCTGGAATGGGAGTACTGGAATTCTGGTTCGAGTACGAGACGGCCCTGGGGCGTCAAGACGCCGCCGATATCTGGGATCGCTTGGACTTCGGGCGCCTCCCGTGAGGGCGGTGGACGCTGTCCCACTGGCTGGAAGGTATCGTCTTCTGACGTTTGGGCCGTGGCATGTCCCGAGATTGTCAGGGGGAGCAGACTACAGGCGAGGGCGAGCCTCTTGAGATCGAACATCATGATCGTTTTCCCTATTCCCTTGATTTAAAAAAACTTTACAAGTTGCTCAAGACTCCTTGCCGCTTTCAGGTTCACGCACTCCGTGATTTTCTAGGGTAGTCCCTCGGAGTCACGGGATCGAGCCGGTGATGTCAATTTCTTCGGGTCAGGGGGAGGTGAGCTCATCATCTGCTACTGGGAGGCCATATGGCCTCCCAGGGATAAACGTCGAGATACTGATGGTGCGAGGATACATTATCATCATTCTATGATGGCCCTTTCTTGAGCGATGACAGGTGAAGCACATTCGGAGCTTCCCTCGGTTTCCCACCCTCATCTTTTCCCTTTGGCCCTGAGGCCTCGCTCGCCCGGTTGATCTTGTGCTTCTCCATCAAACGATAGAGGGTCACTCGAGAGATGCCAAGCTCTCGGGCGGCATGCTGTATGTTGAAGCTGTTGCGAGTCAACGCCGCCAGCACGACGCCCCGTTCGGCGATGTCCCGGGCTTCCTCAAGACTCTCGGCATGTCGTGAAGCACAGTGACGCCTCTCCAGCCCAAGGTCGCTTGGACGGATCAGGCGATGATCGCACATGACCAGGGCGCGTCGTACACGATTTATAAGCTCGCGAATATTCCCTGGCCATTCATACAGGCGAATCAGTGCCAGGCTTTCCTTGTTGAAGCCCGTCACTTGCAGGGATTTTTCATTGGCAAATTGGTGAAAGAAATGGCGGGCGAGGATCTCGATATCCGCGCCCCGCATCCTCAGCGGTGGAATCCTGACCTGCAGGACATTGAGCCGGTGGTACAGGTCTTCGCGGAAGCTGCCCTGAGCTACGGCTTTATCCAGGTCCACATGGGTAGCCGCGAGGACGCGAACGTCAACTTCGATTTCCTTCAGGCCACCGACCCGTTGTATCGCATGATTTTCGAGGAACCGCAGCAGGTTTACCTGTAGTTCCAGAGGGAGATCGCCGATCTCGTCGAGGAAGAGGGTTCCGCCCTGAGTGTTCTCGATGATGCCGATCTTGCGCTGACTCGCCC
The Halomonas sp. M4R1S46 DNA segment above includes these coding regions:
- a CDS encoding transporter produces the protein MMFDLKRLALACSLLPLTISGHATAQTSEDDTFQPVGQRPPPSREAPEVQAIPDIGGVLTPQGRLVLEPEFQYSHSSVNRLTFRGVEILETLQIGLLTADDIDRDTFTAAVTGRLGVTDRLELELRVPYLYRDDTEANELEEPPFRLERNRTGNHLGDIELAAHYQINSGENGAPFFVGNLRYKSTTGQGPFDVDRDANGIEEELATGSGFHSIEPSLTVLYPSAPAVYFANLGYQFHLEDDVNERVGEVEVEEVDPGDAVRLSFGMAYSINPRTSFTLGYKNDFIDKTETTFSGEEGSSVTGESGSLNVGSMLLGWSYQFSQDAALNVGLELGVTDDAPDTVLTLRAPFGMNVF
- a CDS encoding sigma-54 dependent transcriptional regulator — its product is MKALKNVIIIGKGENKEKIISQISSLGWSIHQVECIQEAMQSPKDDLPLVGLFIFESRSPGFSSEIENFINERTIRWIAIVQKALLNKNDIRLAIGQLFCAYHVLPIDVHKLHYTLESLQDIAHLASSTRCQGEAGTSECQMVGHSPIMQELFKTIHKVAVVDAPVFIQGESGTGKELTARAIHDESSRSGHPFNAVNCGALPTNLIQSELFGHEKGAFTGASQRKIGIIENTQGGTLFLDEIGDLPLELQVNLLRFLENHAIQRVGGLKEIEVDVRVLAATHVDLDKAVAQGSFREDLYHRLNVLQVRIPPLRMRGADIEILARHFFHQFANEKSLQVTGFNKESLALIRLYEWPGNIRELINRVRRALVMCDHRLIRPSDLGLERRHCASRHAESLEEARDIAERGVVLAALTRNSFNIQHAARELGISRVTLYRLMEKHKINRASEASGPKGKDEGGKPREAPNVLHLSSLKKGPS